The following is a genomic window from Candidatus Diapherotrites archaeon.
AATGGCGTGGGGGTTACTTTTTGTCATCGTCTTCCTGAGTGGGTGCGTGGACTACCAGCTCACGGGAGCGGAAATAGAATTGTGTTTGGCGAGCACCGAAACACATGTGACGCACATCCCATGGTGTGATGATCAGAAGACCTGCACGGCCGCCTGGGAAAAAGCATCGGGGGGAAATGGAACATTTTCCCCAGCCACCTTACGAGCTGAAAAATCGGTGATTGAATCTTGGATTTTCGCCAATCGCGCGCGGGATGAACTAGAAAAGACCGGACGCGCGTGCGCGGCGGGAAAGGCAGAGGAAGCCTATACCCAGGGGGTGGTAGGCGCCCATCACTTGAAGAAAGCATTGTATGAAGTGGAGCAAGCCCAATTGGCCGCATTGGATGCCTTACGAGAAGTGATTGAAGATGCGCATACATTAGGACTAGAGGAGGTGCGGGATTCGGAAGCCTTCCAGGCGTACGCGGAAGCCCTTACGATGTGGCAGGATATCCAAACCGGCTCAGCTTCGGGGGAAGTGGGTCGGTTGTGGAAGGAAAACAATGCCTATTTGGAAGATATTGGGGAAGCCATTCAAGGGAGCCGCGTGGAATCCTATGCGGTGAATCAGGCCTCCGCCTTTTCATGGTTCGAGACCGCACTTAAAAGGAGTGACGAATCGGCCGCCAAGCAGGTGTTGCGTTTTTCGTCGGTGTGGCAGAGTTTATTGAGTGCGGTGGTGCAGGGGTATGACGCCACGCGCCTCTTTTCCCTGGTGGGGAAGTTGGAGGCGGACGAGATGATGGAGCGCGTGGAGAATGGGGTGGGGTTGGATCGGGGGATTGTACCCCGGATGCTGCATACCGTGGAACGCGTGCGAACGGGAGTGGAGGGGTTGGAAGCGGATGAGATTCAGATGGAAACGACAATACGGGAGCGTATCCAATTACTCCAGGGGGAATGGGAAATAGTGAAGGAGGATTGGCGCGCATGGGAAAAAATAGGGGAATCGTTGCGCACGTGGACTGGGGCCACTTTGGGGGGACGGGATGAGAGCTCATCAGATGGGTTTCCGGGGAGCGCGTTGCTGGAACGCCATGGAATTTTGCGCCTGGAACGAATGGGAAACACTCTTCCCCTAGGGAAGAGGGTGGTTCGGTGGCGGACATTTGCGCGCGAGGTGGAGGCGGCAGCGGAAAAAATAGAGGGTGAGAGGGAACGCTTGCAAGAGGTTGGCCATGCGTGTGTAGCGCTGGCCGATGAGTGGCGGGAAAATGAAATAGTGGGGGTGCAGGAGGCAGCTGAAGAGGTATTGAGCGAGGATTCGAAACAATTGGTTGATTCTTGCGAAAGATTGCTAGTGGTCCTCGCGGCTGAGGCGAACCAGTTGGTTGATCTAAGGGAAGAGGACCCATTGGTGGAATGTAATGAACGGGTCGTGCGCTATGCTAACGCCCTGGGCGATGATACGTCTGCTTTTACGGTTGAGTTATGGTGGCAGGCCTATCCTGAATCCGAGCTCGCGGTGGCCGCCTGCCAGAGCCGGTTGGCGCATTACATGGGGTTGTATGAGTCGGATGCTGTGGTGCAGGAATGGATGATGATACGAAAGGAATTGAGAACGTATGCGGAGATGCTATCTTTCATCGTCATGACGCGACCGGAAGTAGGGGAAGAAGGGAATGCGCGGGAATGGATGGCTAAGATGGCCCAATTTTTGGATGACTCTCCCCAGGATATTATTTCTCTCGACATCGTGGCGAAGAAAAATAGGGAAGGAAGGGATATGCGTGGTGAGTTAGACTCGGCCATGCAAAAGATGTGGCAAGCCCACGCGGAACGGTCGCATTGGAAACTTTTATCGGGGGTCCGACTATCCCACCCAAGGGAAAAAGTAGATTGGGAATGGAAAGTAACTAACCCCTTCGGGGAAATGGTGGTGAAAGAATGGGTGGCGCGAGTGGACAAACCGGGGTTTATCACATTGAACAGCACCGGTTTTTTGGAGGACGGGGGGAAACTTTTGATTCCCATCCGGGAGGTGGGAAAAGATGGTATTATCCTGCGGGGTACGAGCGATGGAACATTTATCCGGAGTGAAAAAGAGGAACGCGTGGTCGAAGTGGTGGGGGAAGATGTGGGGGTGATTCAACACATGACCTGGGATGGATCCTACTTCCCGGTTTCCATCGCTTTGGGGTGGGAGGTTTCTCATCCCAAAGCAGTATTCCTGAGTGCGCGGAATGGAAAAGGGAATGTGGAGGCGCTCCTGGAACAAGGGGAGATGGTTCTGCGGATGAATGTGGAGGATGAACAGGACTTTTTGGAGATATCCTACATCATTCGTGGGGGGTTGCCCCATGAAACTCGACTCGTGGAACAACGCACCCATTTGGGGCAGGTGTTCAGCACATATGAATGGCACGTCAAGAATACGGCGCATCTCGCGGTGGCCACGGATATTCCCACGAGTATTCAAGCCGAACCCCTGTTCACGAGTGCCGTGCGCGTGGATGAGGGGGGACGCGAGGTGGCATATATGGTTGATCGGGGAAATCAGGTCATCCTGGAAATGGTCGCATTGGCCCCTGGGGGAGAACGGACGTTTAACATCACGATTGTCGCTCCGGAAGATTTGGGGGTGTGGAGGGCTAATATCCAATCACTTTTGGATGAATTGGATTTGTTGGAAGGGAAACTAGGTGAGAGAAAGAAGTGGGAGGTGGATGCCTTGCGCCAGGATCTTTTGAAATTGTTGGCGGGGGAAGATCGGCAGAAGATCGCCGCGGCCCTCCCAGGTATTCGAAAGCGTTTAGATACCTTGTGGGCTGACCATCAGGCGGAGGAAAAGGAATTTGAATATGTCTGGCGGGAGTTTGAGGACAAGCCAACCGCGACACTCGAACCTGAACGGTTGGCCGCGTGGCGCGCGGCCATGCAAACCGCCATCCGTGAGAGGGATTTGACCCGAGCGAAAGAAATCGTGGAGGAGGTGGATTTGGCGGTAAAGGTTGTTGATTCCCCAACCATGGAAGAGGAATCGACGGACAGTGGAATAATCAGAATAGAAGAGTGGACGGCCCGCGCCCAATCTATTTTAGATGCCATCACGGCCTATAAGAAGGAATTGGGGATCACGTGCCCCAAATTGGGTGAGGTGGGGTATGTGTGCCCCATGGATGAGAAGCAGATCAAGGAATTGGGAGACGAGATGAAAAGTTTAATGAAACAATTCAAAGGGGTGGATTCGGTTTCGGATAGGGATGCGGAGGAAATTGAGGCGGTGTTGGATCGGGCGTCTCAACGTGTGGATGAAGCCCGGCAACTCATTCGGGAGATGGGAGAGCAATCCATGAATCGGGTGATAAACACCGAGTGGGATGAACCACGTGTGGTGGATGCTATCCAGCAGGGGAAAGTGGCCCTGGCTGCGGGGGAGTGGGGAAAAGCCATCTATATTGGCGAGAATATTCGGCGCTATTTGGAAGAGTGGAACGCCGGATCGGGGTTAGCGACCCTTCCCCCGGAAAGCCTTCCCGTGATTGGTATTGGAATATTGGCGGGGGGAGGATTAGTGTACCGGTATTGGAAACGGAAACACCCGGAAGTGGTCATCCCTAAGCGGTTGCCCCGCGCATCGTCAACTGAAAAGGTGGAAGGAAATACTAAAATGGCATTTCCGCGTCCGGTCTCCCGGGAAAGCACGAAAGAAACCCCGGCTGTAGCTTCCCAAAAGCCGCTATAAAGAAAAAGTGAAACGATAGTTACTCCACATTCACGGGCATGAGATATAATCCATCCGGATATTGGGCCCGCACATAAGGATCCTCTTTCTCTATTTCTTTAGGTGGAACAAATGTGAATTCGTTCTCCACGAATGTGGGATACTCATTGAAGTGATCCAGTTTGGTGGTGCGTGCGTTGAGGATGATGACCACATCCTGATTCGTTGTGCGTGCGTCCCGAGTGAATTGTACAGAATTTCCTCCGGGCAACAGGATGCCGATGCGCCCATCCTGCTCGATGATGGATTGGGGTTTGTTTCGGAAGAGATTTTCAATGGTTGTGGTGAGTTTTCCGGAGAACGGATTGGATGAGGTGAAGGGGGCCGACACAAGTCCAGTGGCATCCAGGTTTGGATTGAGGAAAAGGAATAGACCTAGTCCTAATAACGCGAGAATCCCCACCCCCAGCATGATGCGATTGAGTTCCATGAGGATAGGATAAAATTCGAATATTTAAGGGTGAGTAAAATAAAAAAAAAAGTTCCAAACAAGCCGCATTTATTTAGCTTGTTCGGCTTGCTCCACCTTAGGCCGACGAAAATTGGCATAGGGACGGAACTTTGTTTTGGTCCACGCGGTGGGCTGTTTGGCGCGGAGCTCGAACTCCTCAGCCAAAAGCTTGAGGCGCATCTCTTCTGTGACTTCGAACTTCATAAGGACCCCCTCGGTGCTCACTCGTGATGCATTCGACAAACGCCAAAAATGCAGCTAGGAACCTATATATGGGTCTTATGTTGTATTTAAACATTTTCATGAGGAAAGGAGGTAAGGCTGTTTCAGAATGCTTTTTATAGTCACGGGGTAGGTGTAATGGATATGCCATTACGAAAAAGCCATTCAGATGGTAAAATAGTGAAGCCGGAAGACAAGATTTGGCGTCAGCAGTTTGACCAGCTCTCCAAGGAGGATCATCTGGAGAAGCTCCATTTATTGGGGTTGGATGATGAGGAAGCGGAAGAATTGGTGCAGGATTTTGAGGAAGTCAAACAGGGAAAAAAGGGGAAAGTCCTCCAGGAAATGGAAGCCGAAGCCCAGCCTATTGAAAACACCCGGGAATGACCCATCCCATTTTTATCCCGCAAAATAAATAAGGGGGAATGGACCCTTCTATTTCACCCCAAAAACAAAATTTTTCTCCCACCTGGGTGGAGGAGCGAGTAACCCGTCTGAGGGACGAACTTGGGGTGGGGGGGTATTCTCCCAGAACCATTCGCATGTATACGCTGTATGTTAGAAAATACTTGGAAGGATTATTAATATTGGGAAAACCCCCTGAAGAGGCCTCTAAACACGATATTATCACCTTTCTCGCCCGGGCCAGGACTGCCACTACCTCCAATGCCACCTTGGCGTTGATGCATGCGGCCTTGACCTTTTACTATAAACGGCACCTCAACTTGAACCTCATTGAAGAGATTTCCATTCCTAAGAAGGCTAAGAAGCTCCCAGTGGTGTTAACTATTCCTGAGATTAGGATTATCTTCAAACACACCCCCCCTGGGAGAAATAGGTTATTACTTCAATTCCTATATTCAACCGGTTGCCGGGTCAGCGAAGCCGTCGGTATGAAGGTAGACCAGGTGGATTTTGATAATTTAGTGGCCAACGTGCGCGGCGGGAAAGGAAATAAGGATCGAATTCTCATCCTTTCTCAGAAATGGGTGGGAAAAGCTAAATCCTATGTGAATCGAAAGAAGGTACCCACCCCCTTCTTGTTTTCCAAGAAAAATGGAAAATCGCTGTCGACGGATACCATTGAACGCATCGTGAGGCAAGCCGCCCAAAAAGGGGGTTTGACTAAACG
Proteins encoded in this region:
- a CDS encoding tyrosine-type recombinase/integrase, which codes for MDPSISPQKQNFSPTWVEERVTRLRDELGVGGYSPRTIRMYTLYVRKYLEGLLILGKPPEEASKHDIITFLARARTATTSNATLALMHAALTFYYKRHLNLNLIEEISIPKKAKKLPVVLTIPEIRIIFKHTPPGRNRLLLQFLYSTGCRVSEAVGMKVDQVDFDNLVANVRGGKGNKDRILILSQKWVGKAKSYVNRKKVPTPFLFSKKNGKSLSTDTIERIVRQAAQKGGLTKRVTPHVLRHSFATHLLEGGENIRKIQILLGHANLSTTSIYTHVSNEELKRVQSPFDKI